In one window of Camelina sativa cultivar DH55 chromosome 15, Cs, whole genome shotgun sequence DNA:
- the LOC104746601 gene encoding protein DETOXIFICATION 40, giving the protein MDSSQNDGAYQPLLQSQSSPSTTESSNGELETVLSDVETPLFQRLRKATMIESKLLFNLAAPAVIVYMINYLMSMSTQIFSGHLGNLELAAASLGNTGIQVFAYGLLLGMGSAVETLCGQAYGGKKYEMLGVYLQRSTVLLTLTGLVLTLLYVFSEPILLFLGESPAIASAASLFVYGLIPQIFAYAANFPIQKFLQSQSIVAPSAYISTATLFVHLLLSWLAVYKLGMGLLGASLVLSLSWWIIVVAQFVYIVTSERCRETWRGFNVQAFSGLSSFFKLSAASAVMLCLETWYFQILVLLAGLLENPELALDSLSICMTISGWVFMISVGFNAAISVRVSNELGAGNPKSAAFSVIIVNIYSLITCVILAIVILACRDVLSYAFTEGKEVSDAVSDLCPLLAVTLVLNGIQPVLSGVAVGCGWQTFVAKVNVGCYYVIGIPLGALFGFYYNFGAKGIWTGMIGGTVIQTFILAWVTFRTDWTKEVEEASKRMDKWSNKKQEVVPE; this is encoded by the exons ATGGACTCGTCTCAAAACGACGGCGCTTACCAACCGCTTCTCCAGTCTCAATCATCTCCATCGACGACGGAATCAAGCAACGGCGAGCTCGAAACCGTCCTCTCCGACGTTGAAACTCCTCTGTTTCAACGCCTACGCAAGGCCACTATGATTGAGTCAAAACTTCTCTTCAACCTAGCTGCACCAGCCGTCATCGTCTACATGATCAACTACCTCATGTCTATGTCCACTCAAATCTTCTCTGGCCATCTCGGTAACCTCGAACTCGCCGCCGCTTCTCTCGGTAACACTGGAATCCAAGTCTTCGCTTACGGTCTCTTG CTAGGAATGGGGAGTGCAGTGGAGACGTTGTGTGGTCAAGCATACGGTGGTAAAAAATACGAGATGCTTGGAGTTTATCTCCAAAGATCAACCGTATTACTAACTCTCACCGGCCTCGTCCTCACCTTACTCTACGTCTTCTCCGAACCTATCCTCCTTTTCCTTGGAGAATCTCCAGCAATCGCTTCCGCTGCATCACTCTTCGTATACGGCCTTATCCCTCAAATCTTTGCTTACGCTGCAAACTTCCCGATTCAAAAGTTCCTCCAATCACAAAGCATCGTTGCTCCGAGCGCTTACATCTCAACGGCTACACTCTTCGTTCACCTTCTCTTAAGTTGGCTTGCTGTTTACAAGCTTGGTATGGGACTTCTTGGTGCGTCCCTTGTGCTTAGTTTGTCGTGGTGGATTATTGTGGTGGCTCAGTTTGTTTATATTGTGACGAGTGAGAGGTGTCGTGAGACATGGAGAGGGTTTAATGTACAAGCTTTCTCGGGGTTATCGAGTTTCTTTAAACTCTCCGCCGCTTCCGCCGTGATGCTTTGCCTTGAGACTTGGTATTTTCAGATTCTCGTTCTTCTTGCCGGACTTCTCGAGAATCCTGAACTTGCTCTTGATTCACTCTCTATTTG CATGACGATTTCAGGTTGGGTGTTCATGATATCTGTTGGATTCAATGCAGCAATAAG TGTAAGAGTGAGCAATGAACTTGGAGCTGGGAACCCTAAATCAGCAGCGTTTTCTGTAATCATCGTCAACATATATTCGTTAATCACATGTGTGATCTTAGCCATTGTTATATTGGCGTGCCGCGACGTTTTGAGCTATGCATTCACTGAGGGTAAAGAAGTTTCGGATGCTGTTTCTGATCTCTGCCCACTTCTTGCCGTGACACTTGTTCTCAATGGAATCCAACCTGTCCTCTCCG GTGTGGCGGTTGGATGCGGTTGGCAAACGTTTGTTGCGAAAGTTAACGTGGGATGTTACTATGTTATCGGAATTCCTCTTGGAGCTCTCTTTGGGTTTTACTACAACTTCGGTGCCAAG GGTATATGGACGGGGATGATCGGTGGTACGGTTATACAAACGTTTATTTTAGCGTGGGTGACTTTTAGAACAGACTGGACAAAAGAA gTGGAAGAAGCTTCGAAAAGAATGGACAAATGgagcaacaagaaacaagaagtgGTTCCCGAATGA